The nucleotide window CGCCTTGGCGTAGGCATCGAACGCCTCCAGCTCCCCGTCGAACGACATCACCCAACTGTGGGCATGGGTCCCTCGAACCGGGATGCCGAATAGCTTGCCCGCCAGCACGTTCGAAGTGGCATCGCAACCGCCGATGTAAGCGGCCCGGCTGGCAGCCAGTCCCCCATCCATGCCTTGCGCTCGGCGCAGACCGAATTCCAGCACCGTTCCCCCGCTGGCGGCAAGGCAGATCCGCGACGCCTTGGTGGCGATCAGCGACTGGAAGTTGATGATGTTGAGCAGGTGCGTCTCCAGCAACTGGCATTCAAGCAGCGGACCCTGAACCCGAATCAGCGGCTCTTGCGGAAAGACAACGGTGCCTTCGGGAATGGCGGCGATGTCGCAGCGAAGCCTCAGATCGCCGAGATAATCCAGGAATGCCGGCTCAAACAGCGGTGCATCGTCGTTTCCCCTGAGCCCGGCCAGGTATTCGAGATCCGTGTTGCTGAAACGAAACCCCCGGATCAGGTCGAGCACGTATTCCAGCCCGCAAGTGATCGTATAGCCGCCCCCGAAAGGGTGCTTTCGGAAGAACAGGTGGAAGACGGCCTCGTCCTCGGCCCGACCCAGCTTCCAGTAGCCGTTTGCCATGGTCAACAGGTACAGGTCTGTCAGCAACGTCAAACTCTCCCGGTAGACCCGATCGAGAACTCTCATGTTGGCCTCCTTGCGGGTGTGTTCCGCAAACCAAGTATCCGCTCCTGTAAAGCCGACCATAATCCATGACCTTGGTTCGGGACAGCTTTTCCACGCCAAACTGACGCATTTCCGTCCAGAGAAGCGATGAATCTCGAGCTTCTTGCCTAAACATTGATGGATCAAGACCTTCGGTGAACGTCCTATAACTGAGACGGCACGGCGCCTCCGCAGCCCGGCCATACCAGCAAAAAATGGTGAAAAAAACGCACGATTCTCAGGCCCGGTCCAAGTATCGCAGACCCAACGACTTGTGAAGGACGGGAATCACTCACAACGAGACGCTATGCACAACCCATTATCTGTAATGAAGTTACGGTTTTCATGGTTTCTGATCGTTTCGCCGATGCATTCGTTGACATGGCCGCCGGGACAGCGGTATAGTCGGTCGCACACGCATGGATGAATATCGTGTCGGCGACTCTATCGCGCGTCGTCGGTACGTCAACGGAACAGGGTTTCACCCCAGATATTCGGCTGTCTTAGCCGTGGCGCACTTCCGGGACCGAATACCAATTCGCCCCGGAAGTTTTTTTTGCGCAGTGCGCGCTTGCTGCGCCTCCGGCAAGCAATGTCCCAGAACGTTCAGGTTGTCGCGACCAGGCAAAACGCGGATACTGTGCCGCATGAAAGTACCGTTACTTGATTTGGCTGCACAGTTTCGCACCGTCGAGCCGGAGGTTCGCGCGGGAATCGACCGGGTGCTGAAGACCTGCGGCTTCGTCCTCGGACCCGAGGTCGAGGCTCTTGAGAGCGAAGTGGCTCAGCTCTGCGGCGTGGCCCACGGCATCGGTGTCAGCAACGGTTCGGACGCCATCGTCGCTGCTCTCATGGCTCTCGATGTCGGCGCGGGTGATGAGGTCATCGTGCCGGTGTTTACCTTCTTTGCAACCGCGGCGAGCGTTTCGCGCGTCGGAGCAAGACCGGTCTTCGTGGACATTCTTCCGGATACGTACAACATCGATCCGGATGCCGTCGCCAAGGCCGTTACACCACGAACCAAGGCGATTATTCCTGTTCACCTCTACGGCCAATGCGCCGACATGGACCGCGTCCTCACAGTCGCCGACCGTCACGGAATCCCCGTAATCGAGGATGCCGCGCAGGCCATTGGCGCGACCTATAAGGGCAGGCCCGCGTGCAGTTTTGGAAAAGCGGCCACCCTTTCCTTCTATCCGACGAAAAACCTGTCCGCGATCGGCGAAGCCGGGATGGTGCTGACCAATGACGACAAGCTGGCCGCAACGCTGCGAGTCGTGCGCCACCAGGGACAGACTTCCGAGTATGAACACGGGCGGCTGGGGGCCAATTTCCGTATGAGCGCCATTCAGGCGGTTGCCCTGCGGGCGAAGTTGCCGCACTTGGCCGCCTGGAATGACCGTCGGTGCCGGCACGCCGCCCGATACGATGCCGCCCTGGCCGGCAATTGCGTCGTCACGCCGCACAGGGACCCCAACTGCGGGCACATCTATCACCAATATACCATCCGCTCCCCGAATCGTGACGCGTTACGAGCCAGGCTGACGGAGGCCGGCATCGGGGCCAAAATCTTCTAT belongs to Phycisphaerae bacterium and includes:
- a CDS encoding DegT/DnrJ/EryC1/StrS family aminotransferase translates to MKVPLLDLAAQFRTVEPEVRAGIDRVLKTCGFVLGPEVEALESEVAQLCGVAHGIGVSNGSDAIVAALMALDVGAGDEVIVPVFTFFATAASVSRVGARPVFVDILPDTYNIDPDAVAKAVTPRTKAIIPVHLYGQCADMDRVLTVADRHGIPVIEDAAQAIGATYKGRPACSFGKAATLSFYPTKNLSAIGEAGMVLTNDDKLAATLRVVRHQGQTSEYEHGRLGANFRMSAIQAVALRAKLPHLAAWNDRRCRHAARYDAALAGNCVVTPHRDPNCGHIYHQYTIRSPNRDALRARLTEAGIGAKIFYPIPLHLQPVYRNLGYRVGDFPVAEKAAKEVLSLPVFPEMTAQQQDYVIETIRQAR